A genomic segment from Mesotoga sp. UBA6090 encodes:
- a CDS encoding deacylase produces MKNSFSLKILFLVLSGILGVLGAIEFWELRHYKETVVVSEDFTERIMLSEYLPSLKGTWGDTPIYIYDSGVPGGSMLILGGTHPYEPVTTVAAYVVMENIKVESGKVYIIPHANMSASTLGMLGNAYPKYFSVETPWGEQKYRIGDRGTNPLDQWPDPFTYVHYPSGQNLAYQDIRNLNRTFPGRPDGTLTERISFAIMELIRNEDMDIFFDYHEASLMYPVVSTYVAHDDSMDIGMMAAMMLSATQFPMKIEASPKNLRGLTHREVGDFSDTLALLMETPEPFIDRVVGKMTEELMVDGIDEFLQTAAEKGLLYCDYDIKEGFQDALGNTIIGAPLDYRVGRHLSGTLEAINWLNQFFPEKAMSVSFPDYIEVMENGTGYYLHDPSKADKSRVFEN; encoded by the coding sequence ATGAAGAATTCCTTTAGTCTGAAAATCCTCTTCCTTGTCCTATCAGGTATTCTGGGCGTTCTTGGCGCAATAGAGTTCTGGGAACTGAGACATTACAAAGAGACAGTAGTTGTCTCAGAGGACTTCACGGAGCGGATTATGCTTAGTGAATACCTTCCAAGCCTTAAGGGAACTTGGGGCGATACTCCCATCTACATCTATGATTCAGGTGTTCCAGGAGGTTCAATGCTGATTTTGGGTGGAACTCACCCTTACGAACCAGTTACGACTGTCGCAGCGTATGTAGTGATGGAAAACATAAAGGTTGAAAGCGGAAAAGTCTATATTATTCCTCATGCGAACATGAGCGCCTCGACACTTGGAATGCTCGGCAACGCTTACCCTAAGTATTTCTCCGTAGAGACGCCATGGGGTGAGCAGAAGTACAGGATAGGAGATAGAGGAACAAATCCGCTCGATCAATGGCCCGATCCATTTACCTACGTTCACTATCCATCCGGTCAGAACCTCGCTTACCAGGACATCCGGAATCTGAACAGGACTTTCCCTGGCAGACCAGATGGGACGCTCACAGAAAGAATCTCGTTTGCAATAATGGAACTCATAAGAAATGAAGATATGGACATTTTCTTTGATTACCACGAAGCGTCTCTTATGTATCCCGTCGTAAGTACTTACGTTGCCCACGATGATTCAATGGACATTGGAATGATGGCGGCAATGATGTTAAGTGCAACGCAGTTCCCGATGAAAATAGAAGCCTCTCCAAAGAATCTCAGGGGTCTAACACACAGGGAAGTCGGAGATTTCAGTGACACTCTCGCGCTTCTTATGGAGACTCCTGAACCATTTATCGATAGGGTAGTTGGAAAGATGACAGAAGAACTTATGGTAGATGGAATTGACGAATTCCTACAGACTGCCGCGGAAAAGGGTCTTCTATACTGTGACTACGACATCAAAGAAGGTTTCCAGGACGCACTGGGAAACACAATTATTGGAGCTCCTCTCGACTACAGGGTTGGAAGGCATCTATCTGGAACTCTGGAGGCCATCAACTGGCTAAATCAATTCTTCCCGGAAAAGGCAATGAGTGTTTCATTCCCGGACTACATCGAAGTAATGGAAAACGGTACGGGATACTACCTGCATGATCCATCAAAAGCAGATAAATCGAGAGTCTTTGAAAACTGA
- a CDS encoding DEAD/DEAH box helicase, which produces MVIDPRLNQRLIDLFSYRYRWQSFREIQNRTIPSVLDGKNLLLIAGTASGKTEAVMIPVINRLLELPAGLKCIYFAPLKSLINDVTSRLELMLRPFGLVAAKWHGDLTKSEKLPIAREASVLVTTPESVEGIFLSENSDLLSSLEFIIVDEIHAFIDSPRGAQLASLMERIKILSGVDQQRIAMSATVGNPELLLEWLKGSSERDSVIVTDENRSKRTIEVLTEGEVVPAEYLSKLLEETEDKILVFSYSRARAEEFAARAKALGIEVPVHHSSVSKTLRVEIEEEFKQDNKLRAIVATSTLEMGIDIGDIDRVIFLEIPPSTASFLQRAGRAGRKGNKSSVSVFVEDPQSLYNLLGILRMLSEGSVEPLLPSDYHLPLLGHQLIGLARTRGFLSTEDLALLKKAFPFRKVETEEFGILVNHLVKEAFLARRGLSLISGAATAEILGSGKEKMDFVVLFPGGFEYSVQLSGHEIGKIHPAVLSSSSDDEVSFLLGGRSYLVKEVNAGRKTVTVIPGSSGKTPSWFGGSSLMTKEFARSIRSSLNELKIPDGVFLSSDASQMLLDFFDNHQASSALISLSKFKKSIVIETFAGDMSNIFLSLCIKAVPGLKAVSANWHSVVVRSGADIDEVHEMLRLISNMESREMSGLLSTFLLETPTELRKQYGLFGEKLDKFVPEELLVKYVIHRLYDSSLLEELSEAVIVYPSDA; this is translated from the coding sequence ATGGTAATAGATCCAAGACTTAATCAGAGATTGATAGACCTGTTCTCATATAGATATCGCTGGCAGAGCTTTAGAGAGATTCAGAATAGGACTATTCCATCAGTTCTTGATGGAAAGAATCTGCTGTTGATAGCGGGCACTGCTTCTGGCAAGACAGAAGCAGTGATGATTCCCGTCATCAACAGACTGCTAGAGCTTCCCGCCGGATTGAAATGCATCTACTTTGCACCACTCAAATCGTTAATCAACGATGTGACATCTCGCCTTGAGCTCATGCTAAGACCGTTTGGACTAGTAGCGGCAAAGTGGCACGGAGATCTGACGAAATCAGAGAAGTTGCCTATTGCAAGAGAAGCCTCGGTACTTGTCACGACACCGGAATCAGTTGAAGGGATCTTTCTGAGTGAGAACAGTGATTTGCTTTCCAGTCTTGAATTCATAATTGTAGATGAGATTCACGCCTTTATTGACTCTCCGAGAGGTGCTCAACTCGCTTCACTCATGGAGAGAATCAAGATTCTTTCCGGTGTAGATCAACAGAGAATCGCAATGTCCGCCACGGTAGGAAATCCTGAACTGCTTTTGGAGTGGCTCAAAGGTAGTTCAGAGAGAGATTCAGTGATCGTGACCGATGAAAACAGAAGCAAGAGAACGATTGAAGTTCTCACTGAAGGAGAAGTAGTTCCTGCCGAATATCTTTCAAAGCTTCTTGAAGAGACTGAAGATAAGATTCTTGTCTTTTCATACTCAAGAGCGCGCGCTGAGGAATTCGCTGCCAGAGCCAAAGCTCTAGGAATAGAGGTTCCCGTTCACCACAGTTCAGTATCGAAAACGCTCAGAGTGGAAATCGAAGAGGAATTCAAGCAAGATAATAAACTAAGAGCAATAGTTGCTACGTCAACTCTGGAAATGGGCATAGATATCGGAGACATTGACCGAGTGATTTTCCTTGAGATTCCGCCGTCGACGGCTTCTTTTCTTCAAAGGGCCGGCAGAGCGGGGCGAAAGGGAAACAAGTCTTCAGTTTCGGTCTTCGTAGAGGATCCACAAAGTCTGTACAACCTTCTGGGAATTTTGCGAATGTTGAGTGAGGGATCTGTCGAACCCCTTCTACCCAGCGACTATCATCTTCCATTGTTGGGTCACCAGTTGATTGGGCTTGCTAGAACCAGGGGCTTTCTCTCTACGGAGGACCTGGCACTTCTCAAAAAAGCCTTTCCTTTCAGAAAGGTCGAGACCGAGGAATTCGGGATTCTGGTGAATCACCTTGTGAAAGAGGCCTTTCTTGCCAGGAGAGGCCTTTCATTAATCTCAGGAGCCGCCACGGCCGAAATTCTTGGAAGCGGAAAGGAAAAGATGGATTTCGTTGTCCTGTTTCCCGGCGGATTTGAATATTCGGTTCAGCTCAGTGGACATGAGATAGGAAAGATCCATCCTGCAGTGCTAAGTAGCTCTTCAGACGATGAAGTCAGCTTCCTTCTAGGTGGACGATCTTATTTGGTCAAGGAAGTCAATGCCGGTAGGAAAACCGTAACCGTGATTCCCGGAAGCAGTGGAAAAACTCCTTCATGGTTTGGAGGCAGCTCGTTGATGACAAAAGAATTTGCGCGATCTATCAGGTCCTCGTTGAATGAGCTGAAGATACCCGATGGAGTCTTTCTATCATCGGACGCTTCACAGATGCTGCTTGACTTTTTCGACAATCACCAAGCTTCTTCTGCTTTGATTTCACTTTCAAAATTCAAAAAGAGCATAGTGATAGAAACCTTTGCAGGCGATATGTCCAACATCTTTCTTTCTCTGTGCATAAAGGCTGTTCCCGGTCTAAAAGCAGTGAGTGCTAACTGGCACAGTGTAGTAGTGAGGAGTGGAGCAGACATTGACGAGGTTCATGAGATGCTGCGTTTAATCTCGAATATGGAAAGTCGTGAAATGTCAGGGCTCTTATCAACCTTTCTCTTAGAAACACCGACTGAGTTGAGAAAGCAGTATGGGCTCTTTGGCGAGAAACTAGACAAATTCGTTCCGGAAGAGCTGCTGGTGAAGTACGTGATTCACAGGCTATACGACTCCTCGTTACTTGAAGAGCTATCGGAGGCTGTTATAGTCTATCCTTCTGATGCTTGA
- a CDS encoding BREX system ATP-binding domain-containing protein, protein MDYHPMFEAIRAGTAVPVDYVKEILTGREKYTKEIENDIDYVLSGKSKVRVFLGEYGLGKTTLARYAEYISREKGLMISCLSEKDYDTLHKQDEFFRSIMKNMTMVGINGNPLKMFLRAWAEKTLTEMEELKIPADDVHSVREYLSTRDNYDPNGMFSHFCAAYVASAGKGAPGEEFYAYLVGDSVDRRTMKKHGIYHFLQDDGWNFLKSFTSLMDTLQVPGLIIIMDELESTMNRRRDVRDRTFNQLREIIDKMSSGFLQSTYFLWLGTDMWFENKHRGIASYHALYDRMKNISGDSSGKTMILNLEPLGRDDLKQLIKQIKTLYSSCYSFAADAAFEEKTIDTLMKQYTGIDGKLRPSIREVAKLTVELLDSLRLGKKSDEIGDSNSVKAADRLW, encoded by the coding sequence GTGGATTACCACCCCATGTTTGAGGCAATAAGGGCCGGAACCGCGGTTCCGGTTGATTATGTAAAGGAGATCTTGACTGGCCGAGAAAAATATACAAAGGAAATCGAAAATGACATTGACTATGTTCTCTCAGGAAAGAGCAAAGTTAGGGTCTTTCTCGGCGAATACGGTCTGGGCAAAACAACTCTCGCAAGGTACGCCGAATATATCTCCAGGGAAAAGGGATTGATGATTTCCTGCCTTTCAGAAAAGGACTACGACACTCTTCATAAGCAGGATGAATTTTTCCGGTCGATAATGAAGAACATGACAATGGTGGGTATTAACGGCAATCCTTTGAAAATGTTTCTCAGAGCATGGGCAGAAAAGACTCTTACTGAAATGGAGGAACTGAAGATCCCCGCTGATGATGTGCATTCAGTAAGAGAATATCTATCAACAAGAGACAATTATGATCCTAACGGAATGTTTTCTCACTTTTGCGCAGCCTATGTTGCCAGCGCAGGTAAGGGGGCTCCTGGCGAGGAATTCTATGCATATCTTGTTGGAGACAGCGTGGACAGAAGAACTATGAAGAAACACGGGATATACCACTTCCTGCAGGATGACGGCTGGAACTTTTTGAAGTCTTTCACTTCTTTGATGGATACTTTGCAGGTACCAGGTCTCATAATAATCATGGATGAACTCGAATCAACTATGAATAGAAGGAGAGATGTTAGGGATAGGACTTTCAATCAGCTCCGGGAAATAATTGACAAGATGTCTTCAGGATTTCTGCAGAGTACTTACTTTTTGTGGCTTGGGACGGACATGTGGTTCGAGAATAAACACAGGGGAATAGCATCCTACCACGCTCTGTACGACAGAATGAAAAACATATCGGGTGATAGCAGTGGAAAAACCATGATTCTCAATCTCGAACCACTGGGAAGAGATGATCTGAAACAGCTAATCAAGCAAATCAAGACGCTTTACTCCAGTTGCTATTCATTCGCAGCAGACGCGGCTTTTGAAGAAAAGACTATCGATACCCTCATGAAGCAATACACAGGAATCGATGGGAAATTAAGACCTTCCATCAGAGAAGTCGCAAAGCTTACGGTTGAACTACTCGACTCTCTGAGACTTGGTAAGAAGTCCGATGAAATTGGAGACTCGAACTCGGTGAAAGCTGCTGATCGTCTATGGTAA